From Cellulophaga lytica DSM 7489, a single genomic window includes:
- a CDS encoding BatD family protein: MKTKLYILYILTFFTLSSAVAQEDKVTFSVKLSKEKLGLNERLKVEFTTNKQGDNFVAPNFNGFTVLMGPATSISRSWNNGKRKFSLSYSYILQPTTKGSITIDPAKITIDDQEYKSDAKTITVTDAVVNPNAPPSANDIAQENLHLVAEISKPNPYLNEAITVVYKMYVSPSIEVSGFQAVDNPKYNNFWSQDIPVKRYTTKDDTYKGEEYRSVILKRVVLYPQKTGKLTLEPLSLDVGVQVPTQRRDFFGGPIYAQANLRVSAGNRYINVKPLPEEGKPASFTGAVGDFNFLVTTSKTHLNASESLQAKVEINGKGNLKLFDIPTLNLPGSLEVYDPEHDEKVTTSYTGMEGKISDSYTIVPEYRGKYPIPSIAFSYFNPKTKKYHTLNSEELVINVVEGPTNTEDTAAKNANATTKQVVETKGKQFNFIKTQTTLKPISNTYFFKSTAYYLWLLLPILLIPIAILLGRKREAMASDVVGNKVRKANKLARKYLSAAKKTLGKKEAFYVALEKALHNYLKAKLKIETSDFSKDKITDLLNQKGIEQSTIDGFISLLKNCEMARYSPFSNVQMQQDYNKASEVISQMDKQL, from the coding sequence ATGAAAACGAAACTATACATATTATATATTCTAACTTTTTTTACGCTCAGTAGTGCTGTTGCACAAGAAGATAAAGTTACGTTTTCTGTAAAACTTAGTAAAGAAAAACTAGGGCTTAATGAGCGTTTAAAGGTAGAGTTTACCACCAATAAACAAGGTGATAATTTTGTTGCTCCTAATTTTAACGGATTTACTGTATTAATGGGGCCTGCAACATCTATAAGTAGATCTTGGAACAATGGTAAGCGTAAATTTTCATTATCATACTCTTACATTTTACAGCCTACTACCAAAGGAAGTATTACTATAGATCCTGCAAAAATTACTATAGATGATCAAGAATATAAATCTGACGCAAAAACTATAACGGTTACAGATGCTGTTGTAAACCCTAATGCTCCACCGTCTGCTAACGACATAGCTCAAGAAAATTTACATCTTGTTGCAGAAATAAGCAAACCAAACCCTTATTTAAACGAGGCTATTACAGTTGTTTATAAAATGTATGTTAGTCCTTCTATAGAGGTGTCTGGTTTCCAAGCTGTAGACAACCCTAAGTACAATAATTTTTGGAGTCAAGATATTCCTGTAAAAAGATACACAACTAAAGATGATACGTATAAAGGAGAAGAATACAGGTCTGTAATTTTAAAACGTGTTGTTTTGTATCCACAAAAAACAGGCAAACTTACTTTAGAGCCACTTTCTTTAGACGTTGGTGTGCAAGTACCTACACAACGAAGGGACTTTTTTGGTGGACCAATATACGCACAAGCTAACTTAAGAGTATCTGCTGGTAACAGGTATATAAACGTCAAACCTTTGCCAGAAGAAGGTAAACCAGCAAGTTTTACAGGTGCTGTAGGAGATTTTAATTTCTTGGTTACCACAAGTAAAACCCATTTAAATGCTTCAGAATCTCTGCAAGCTAAAGTAGAAATTAACGGAAAAGGTAATTTAAAGTTATTTGATATCCCTACGTTAAATTTACCTGGTTCATTAGAGGTTTATGATCCTGAACACGACGAAAAAGTAACTACCTCTTACACCGGTATGGAAGGTAAAATTAGTGACAGTTACACTATTGTACCAGAATACAGAGGCAAATACCCAATACCTAGTATTGCGTTTAGTTATTTTAACCCTAAAACTAAAAAATACCACACGCTTAACTCAGAAGAATTGGTTATAAATGTGGTAGAAGGACCAACTAACACAGAAGATACTGCGGCTAAAAACGCCAACGCAACTACTAAACAAGTTGTAGAAACTAAAGGCAAGCAATTTAATTTTATAAAAACGCAAACCACCCTAAAGCCAATTTCTAATACGTACTTTTTTAAGTCTACGGCTTATTATTTATGGTTATTACTGCCTATATTATTAATTCCTATAGCTATATTGTTGGGTCGTAAAAGAGAAGCAATGGCATCTGACGTAGTGGGTAACAAAGTTAGAAAAGCAAATAAACTGGCTCGTAAATATTTATCTGCAGCCAAGAAAACTCTGGGTAAAAAAGAAGCATTTTATGTTGCCCTAGAAAAAGCGTTGCATAATTATTTAAAAGCAAAACTTAAAATTGAAACATCTGATTTTAGTAAAGATAAAATTACAGATTTACTAAATCAGAAAGGCATAGAACAAAGCACTATAGACGGATTTATATCACTCTTAAAAAACTGTGAAATGGCACGTTATAGTCCGTTTTCTAATGTGCAAATGCAACAAGATTACAATAAAGCAAGTGAAGTAATTTCACAAATGGATAAACAATTATAA
- a CDS encoding tetratricopeptide repeat protein — protein MKKILFILVLCVSFLGYSQNNDLFKKATDAYNNGKYDAAIKDYLQIIDNGKHSAELYYNLGNSYYKLNKVAPSIYYYEKALLLKPNDSEIKNNLAYAKNMTLDVINPLPVTTLKSIYNKVVGHFNFDQWAYLSVVLIILFVISYIAFKFFNYSTKKRISFVASITFLLLSITAITAAYLNYSDFKKNRPAIVFNEESLVLEEPNTRSKEVFRLHEGTKVFVLDELKQYYKIKLADGKTGWISSEEIKEIK, from the coding sequence ATGAAAAAAATACTATTTATACTTGTTTTATGCGTTTCGTTTTTGGGATATTCTCAAAACAACGACCTATTTAAAAAAGCTACTGATGCTTATAATAATGGCAAGTATGATGCTGCTATAAAAGATTATCTACAAATAATTGACAACGGCAAGCACTCTGCAGAGCTTTACTACAACCTAGGAAACTCTTACTACAAGCTTAATAAGGTTGCTCCTAGTATTTACTATTATGAAAAAGCACTATTACTAAAACCAAATGACAGCGAAATAAAAAATAACTTAGCGTATGCAAAAAATATGACTTTAGATGTTATTAACCCTTTGCCGGTTACTACACTAAAATCTATTTACAATAAAGTAGTTGGTCATTTTAATTTTGACCAATGGGCATACTTAAGCGTTGTGCTAATAATTTTGTTTGTTATTAGTTATATTGCTTTTAAGTTTTTTAATTACTCTACTAAAAAAAGAATTTCGTTTGTAGCAAGCATCACCTTTTTACTTTTATCAATTACAGCAATTACAGCTGCATATTTAAATTATTCTGATTTTAAAAAAAATAGACCTGCAATTGTTTTTAATGAAGAATCTTTAGTATTAGAGGAACCAAATACTAGAAGCAAAGAAGTATTTAGACTACATGAGGGCACTAAAGTTTTTGTACTTGACGAATTAAAACAGTATTATAAAATAAAATTAGCTGACGGCAAAACGGGCTGGATTTCATCTGAAGAAATAAAAGAAATTAAATAA
- a CDS encoding carbonic anhydrase family protein has protein sequence MKAHTKETQATMTPEKSLQFLKEGNQRFQNNLKAHRNLLEQVNDTSEGQFPFATILSCIDSRVSAELVFDQGLGDIFSVRIAGNFVNEDILGSMEFGCKLAGTKLIVVLGHTSCGAVKGACDNAELGNLTAMLSKIKPAVEAVSEPADESLRNSKNLEFVDNVAAKNVQLTIDRIVAESEVLADMQSKGEIKIVGAMYDINSGAVTFFE, from the coding sequence ATGAAAGCGCATACAAAAGAAACACAAGCTACAATGACACCAGAAAAGTCATTGCAATTTTTAAAAGAAGGAAACCAAAGATTTCAAAACAATTTAAAAGCTCACCGCAACCTGTTAGAGCAAGTTAATGACACTAGTGAAGGCCAGTTTCCTTTTGCAACAATATTAAGCTGTATAGACTCTAGAGTATCTGCAGAATTGGTTTTTGATCAAGGTTTAGGAGATATTTTTAGTGTACGTATTGCAGGTAACTTTGTAAACGAAGATATTTTAGGTAGTATGGAGTTTGGCTGTAAACTAGCAGGCACAAAACTAATTGTAGTTTTAGGACATACTAGCTGTGGTGCAGTAAAAGGAGCTTGTGATAATGCAGAATTAGGAAACTTAACAGCAATGTTAAGCAAAATTAAGCCTGCAGTAGAAGCAGTATCAGAACCAGCAGATGAAAGCTTACGTAACTCTAAAAACTTAGAATTTGTAGATAATGTAGCTGCTAAAAACGTACAACTTACTATAGACAGGATTGTTGCAGAAAGTGAAGTTTTAGCAGATATGCAAAGCAAAGGAGAAATTAAAATAGTTGGTGCTATGTATGATATTAACTCTGGTGCTGTTACTTTTTTTGAGTAA
- a CDS encoding SulP family inorganic anion transporter — translation MKNLFSNVKGDIFGGITAGIVALPLALAFGVSSGLGPAAGLYGAIFISFFAALFGGTSTQISGPTAPMTAVSMVVIASIIAVHDGDVEKALPYILSVFILAGLMQISLGLLGMGKYIKYIPYPVVSGFMTAIGVIILVTQILPAIGYYPKEDEDLVNQFKPQAEEIILQNILKEEAGEGILVLDHFEETIKRANTVTDADTLKEAKTLAAKEASGVIGSLKVLPRAIQFISWLELALAIATIVIIYGFKRITTAVPSTLVALIAVSGVAFIFKLPYRRIEEIPTGMPMPNMAIFTQFSITSLTPYIFTALTLALLGAIDSLLTSVVADNMTKTKHKPNKELIGQGIGNTIAAIFNGIPGAGATIRTVVNINSGGKTKLSGMVAGIVLLVVLLALGPIASQIPAAVLAGILITVGIGVMDYKGLKAIPSLPRDLKIGPLKVSSEVIIMLVVLVLSSVWNLVYAVGIGLVIASLMFMKKIGDLTAERSDVKSLLQEKAWKDEANFPVNLKEEVFIKHIKGPLFFGSTSEFQQLASQIPSTASTVIIRTGRMQYMDQSGLYAMEDVLVDLKKNNVNVLFVNLLQQPKYMMERIDIIPDLIPVEHLFSNFDDAVAWVKENVKDTY, via the coding sequence ATGAAAAATCTTTTCTCTAATGTAAAAGGAGATATTTTTGGTGGTATTACCGCTGGTATAGTTGCTTTACCTTTAGCACTAGCTTTTGGAGTTAGTTCTGGCCTTGGTCCTGCTGCTGGTTTATACGGAGCTATTTTTATTAGTTTCTTTGCTGCACTATTTGGCGGTACAAGCACACAAATTTCTGGACCCACAGCACCTATGACGGCTGTAAGTATGGTTGTAATTGCAAGTATTATTGCTGTTCATGATGGCGATGTAGAAAAAGCACTACCATACATATTATCTGTGTTTATTTTAGCAGGATTAATGCAAATTAGTCTTGGTTTACTTGGTATGGGTAAATACATAAAATACATTCCCTACCCAGTAGTGTCTGGTTTCATGACTGCAATTGGGGTTATTATATTGGTTACACAAATACTACCTGCTATTGGTTATTATCCTAAGGAAGATGAAGATTTAGTAAACCAATTTAAACCGCAAGCAGAAGAAATTATATTGCAAAATATTCTAAAAGAAGAAGCTGGCGAAGGTATTTTGGTTTTAGATCACTTTGAAGAAACCATAAAAAGAGCCAATACTGTTACAGATGCAGATACACTTAAAGAAGCAAAAACGTTAGCTGCAAAAGAAGCATCTGGCGTAATAGGTTCTTTAAAAGTACTGCCAAGAGCAATACAATTTATTAGTTGGCTAGAGCTTGCATTAGCAATTGCTACCATTGTTATTATTTATGGCTTTAAACGTATTACAACTGCCGTACCAAGTACCTTAGTGGCACTTATAGCTGTTTCTGGAGTAGCATTTATATTTAAACTGCCATACAGACGAATTGAGGAAATACCTACAGGTATGCCTATGCCTAATATGGCAATATTTACTCAATTTAGCATAACATCTTTAACGCCTTACATTTTTACAGCGCTTACCTTAGCGCTATTGGGTGCCATAGATTCTTTACTAACATCTGTTGTTGCAGATAATATGACTAAGACTAAACACAAGCCTAATAAAGAATTAATTGGTCAAGGTATTGGTAATACCATTGCAGCAATTTTTAATGGTATACCAGGAGCAGGCGCTACCATACGTACGGTTGTAAATATTAATTCTGGTGGTAAAACAAAATTATCTGGTATGGTTGCAGGTATAGTTCTTTTAGTTGTATTATTAGCATTAGGACCTATTGCCTCTCAAATACCAGCAGCGGTATTAGCAGGTATTTTAATTACCGTTGGTATTGGAGTTATGGACTATAAAGGACTAAAAGCTATTCCTAGTTTACCTCGCGATTTAAAAATTGGACCACTTAAAGTAAGCTCAGAAGTAATAATAATGCTTGTAGTTCTAGTACTATCATCGGTATGGAACTTAGTATATGCTGTAGGTATTGGGCTTGTTATTGCATCATTAATGTTTATGAAAAAAATAGGCGATCTTACGGCAGAACGCTCAGATGTTAAATCGCTCTTACAAGAAAAAGCCTGGAAGGACGAAGCTAACTTTCCTGTTAATTTAAAAGAAGAGGTTTTTATTAAACATATAAAAGGTCCTTTGTTTTTTGGCTCTACTAGTGAATTTCAACAGTTGGCTTCACAAATACCTAGTACGGCAAGTACTGTAATTATTAGAACCGGAAGAATGCAGTATATGGACCAGTCCGGACTGTATGCAATGGAAGATGTTTTGGTAGATCTTAAAAAAAATAACGTAAACGTACTTTTTGTAAATCTATTACAACAACCCAAGTACATGATGGAGCGTATAGACATTATTCCTGACCTAATTCCTGTAGAGCATTTATTCTCTAATTTTGATGATGCTGTTGCCTGGGTTAAAGAAAATGTGAAAGACACCTATTAA
- the pheS gene encoding phenylalanine--tRNA ligase subunit alpha, which yields MIDEIKKHIALVNEFTSTELDAIESFRIKYLGKKGLLNDFFAEFKNVPNEQKKEFGQTINQLKNAATEKVNSLKDALASTTVSDSVYGDLTRPGQPMSIGARHPISIVKNQIIEIFSRIGFNVSEGPEIEDDWHNFTALNLPEYHPARDMQDTFFIQTNPDVLLRTHTSSVQVRYMEDNKPPIRTISPGRVYRNEAISARSHCFFHQIEGLYIDKDVSFADLKQTLQFFTTELFGKSKIRLRPSYFPFTEPSAEVDVYWGLETESDYKITKGTGWLEIGGCGMVDPNVLKNCGIDPEEYSGFAFGVGIDRIAMLLHQITDIRLLSENDVRFLEQFKSAL from the coding sequence ATGATAGATGAAATAAAAAAACATATTGCATTGGTTAATGAGTTTACCTCAACAGAGCTAGACGCAATAGAAAGTTTTAGAATAAAATATTTAGGTAAAAAAGGATTGTTAAATGACTTTTTTGCTGAGTTTAAAAATGTGCCAAACGAACAAAAAAAGGAGTTTGGCCAAACTATAAATCAGTTAAAAAACGCTGCTACAGAAAAGGTAAACTCTTTAAAAGATGCTTTAGCTAGCACAACGGTTAGCGATAGTGTTTACGGAGATTTAACACGCCCAGGACAACCAATGTCTATTGGTGCAAGGCATCCAATATCTATAGTAAAAAATCAAATTATAGAGATTTTCTCTAGAATAGGATTTAATGTTTCTGAAGGCCCAGAGATTGAAGATGACTGGCACAATTTTACTGCACTTAACTTGCCAGAATATCACCCAGCAAGAGATATGCAAGACACCTTTTTTATACAAACCAATCCAGATGTTTTGTTGCGCACGCACACCTCATCTGTACAGGTAAGGTATATGGAAGACAACAAGCCACCTATACGTACAATTTCTCCGGGTAGAGTATACAGAAACGAAGCAATTTCTGCTCGTTCTCACTGCTTTTTTCACCAAATAGAAGGTTTGTATATAGATAAAGATGTTTCGTTTGCAGATTTAAAGCAAACATTACAATTTTTTACGACAGAGCTTTTTGGAAAATCTAAAATTCGTTTGCGTCCATCATATTTTCCATTTACAGAGCCTAGTGCAGAAGTAGATGTGTATTGGGGACTAGAAACAGAGTCTGACTATAAAATTACCAAAGGAACCGGTTGGTTAGAAATTGGTGGTTGTGGTATGGTAGATCCTAACGTACTTAAAAACTGTGGTATAGACCCAGAAGAATACTCTGGTTTTGCCTTTGGCGTTGGTATAGACCGTATTGCTATGTTATTACACCAAATTACAGATATTCGTTTATTAAGTGAAAACGATGTTCGCTTTTTAGAGCAATTTAAAAGTGCCTTGTAA
- the rimK gene encoding 30S ribosomal protein S6--L-glutamate ligase, protein MGNTTKFDELQVIGGEEWCVFEELGIPAIKARVDSGAKTSSIQANNVKVYNKGVEEWVKFEVNPIQENRSVTITCEAPLVDRRTVKSSVGISEERLVVKTSIKLGNNIHSVELTLANRDTMEYRMLLGREAINQRYIVNPAESYCMQNFSEEEIQEKYASHMAEKSGLTIALLASNPNLYSNKRIIEAGEARGHEVVFLNVENAYMKLDTKSPQIRYRGGNVLNKFDAVIPRIKPSVTFYGCALIRQFDNLGVYCLNTAEAITQSRDKLFASQLFSKNDIDIPITGFAKSPMDTKDLIRMVNGAPLIIKLLESTQGKGVVLAETNKAAESVINAFKSVQTNILVQEFIKEANGQDIRCFVVNGKVVASMQRQAQKGEFRANIHQGGVASLIKITSEERKLAVKAAKILNLAVAGVDIIRSNKGPLLLEVNSSPGLEGIEYATGLDIANVMIRAIEKKLNYTSN, encoded by the coding sequence ATGGGCAATACTACTAAGTTTGATGAATTACAAGTTATTGGAGGAGAAGAGTGGTGTGTTTTTGAAGAACTAGGAATACCTGCTATAAAAGCGCGTGTAGACTCTGGCGCAAAAACATCTTCTATACAAGCTAATAATGTAAAAGTTTACAACAAGGGGGTAGAAGAATGGGTAAAATTTGAGGTAAACCCTATACAAGAAAACAGAAGTGTAACCATTACTTGTGAGGCTCCTTTAGTAGACCGTAGAACGGTAAAAAGTTCTGTTGGTATTTCTGAGGAACGCTTAGTGGTAAAAACCTCTATTAAATTAGGCAACAATATACATAGTGTAGAGCTTACGCTTGCCAACAGAGACACTATGGAATACCGTATGTTATTAGGTCGTGAGGCTATAAACCAACGTTATATTGTTAACCCTGCAGAAAGCTATTGTATGCAAAATTTTTCCGAAGAAGAAATTCAGGAGAAATACGCTTCTCATATGGCCGAAAAATCGGGTTTAACAATTGCATTATTAGCCAGTAATCCTAATTTATACAGTAACAAAAGAATTATAGAGGCTGGTGAAGCTAGAGGTCATGAAGTTGTTTTTTTAAATGTGGAAAACGCTTATATGAAACTAGATACAAAATCGCCACAAATACGCTACAGAGGTGGTAATGTTTTAAATAAGTTTGATGCTGTTATTCCTAGAATTAAGCCATCGGTTACTTTTTATGGTTGCGCATTAATTAGACAGTTTGATAATCTTGGTGTGTATTGTTTAAACACAGCAGAAGCAATTACACAGTCTAGAGACAAGTTATTTGCCTCTCAGTTATTTTCTAAAAACGATATTGACATTCCTATTACTGGTTTTGCAAAATCTCCAATGGACACCAAAGACCTTATACGTATGGTTAATGGGGCTCCGTTAATAATAAAATTATTAGAAAGCACACAAGGTAAAGGTGTTGTTTTAGCAGAAACAAATAAAGCAGCAGAGAGTGTTATTAATGCATTTAAAAGTGTACAAACAAACATTTTAGTACAAGAGTTTATTAAAGAAGCAAACGGCCAAGACATACGTTGTTTTGTGGTAAACGGAAAAGTTGTAGCATCTATGCAGCGCCAAGCTCAAAAAGGAGAATTTAGAGCTAATATTCACCAAGGTGGTGTTGCATCATTAATTAAAATAACGTCTGAGGAGCGCAAACTAGCAGTTAAAGCAGCAAAAATATTAAACTTAGCTGTTGCTGGGGTAGATATTATACGCTCTAATAAGGGCCCTTTATTGCTAGAGGTAAACTCTTCTCCTGGT